The DNA sequence CCAAAACCTTTTTGTTTTTCACAAAGTTTCTGGCATATTCGTAAGTAGCAATATGCATCAGATGAAGATATAATTCAGATTTATTGTTGAAATTTTCACTTAAAATATGCCTTTCACCAGTGTCTTTCATCTTGTATTATTTGATTTCTGCTAAAATACAGAATTTAAGACAGCTCAAAAAGCGTAATTTCCGGTAATACACCCACTCTTCCCGGGTATCCTAAAACCCCAAATCCTCTGTTTACATAAAGGAATTTTCCTTCACTTTCATAAATGTCGGCCCATTTTGGGTACCGATACTGAACCGGTGACCATTTTATGTTTTTTAGATCTAATCCAAACTGCATCCCGTGGGTATGGCCGGATAGTGTCAGTTGGACGTTTCCTGGGTGCTGTTTGACAATAGAATCAAAATGTGTGGGGTCATGACTCATTAATATTTTTGCTGCCGATTCCGGCACGTTTTCGAGTGCTTTATCGATGTCGCCAAATTGCGGGAAAGGTTTAAGCCCCCAGTTTTCAACTCCAAGAATGTACAGCTTCTCACCGTCTTTTTCAATGATTCGATGCTCGTTTCTCAACATGTCAAATCCTGCCTGTCTTTCATATTCTATCAGGGTATCCAGATTCTTTTTCTTGGCATCCAAAGACGACCATGTCACATAATCACCATAATCATGATTTCCAAGTACGGCAAATTTACCATCCTTGGCTTTTATTTTTGAAAATAAAGGGATAAATGGTTTGAATTCTTCCGAAACATTATTAACCATGTCTCCGGTAAATAAGACAAGATCAGGTTTCTGTTCATTGATCAGCTCTATGGCGTGTTCCAGTTTGCTTGGATCGGCAAAACTTCCGCTGTGGACATCTGAAATTTGTATGACTTTATAACCCTTAAAACTTTTGGGTAAATTGGCTATTTTTACTTTTACCTTCCTCACTTTATGACGGTATTTTCCAAAAGTAATTCCATCGATAAAAAGAGCGGAAAGGACACCTCCTAAGCCTAAACCTACTAAACTAAGGAACTTCCTTCTTTCAGGGAAGAAATTTTCTGCCGGGTTTCGGAATCCCAAAATATAAGTCCCGGTTCGGAAAATATCATCAATCAAAAGGAATAATACAATGAAAATTTTAGGGAGAATGAAAATCAGAAAAAGAGACATCATCCACTGGATTCTTACGGAACTCCGGTCAGCTTTTTGAAAATGCATCACTTCATAAGCGAAGATCCCATAAATAGCTAATGATAGCACACAATACCCAATTTTCACCCATGAATTGTCTGTCAGCGTTCTTATTGCCTGGTAGATGTAAATTTCCAGGAACAGGAAAATAGCGGCAATAATTAAAAAGTTTTTTTGCATAATCAGGTTTAAAAAAAGCACAAAAGAAATTTCCCTTTGTGCTTCAATATTTTAAATTATTTTATTGTTTAAGGAAATTTATAAACGATAGCATTGATGTTCATTCCGGCACCTACCGAAGTCATAACAACGTTACCTTTTTCTTTAAACGAATGACCAGCCATTTTTCCTTTAATTATTAAATCATACATCGTAGGAATAGTTGCTACAGAAGAGTTTCCAAACTCCTGAATGGTCATAGGCGCAATGCTGTGATCATAATCCTTAACGTCATAGAGTTTATGAAGTCGCTCTATCATCGCATAATCCATTTTTGCGTTAGCCTGGTGGATTAATATTTTGTCGATATCTTCAATAGAAAGCCCGGCGCTGTCTATGGTTTCTTTAATGGCTGCAGGTACATTTTTCAATGCATATTCATAGATCTTTCTTCCCTGCATTCTTACGAATAAACGGGTTTGATCTGAATCTTTATTGATAGATGGTCCGTTGGCCAGATAATTCAATTCAATTCCATTATCACAAATGGTATTGTGAGCGATGATTCCTACATTTTCTTCTTCAGTAGCTCTTACAACTACTGCTCCGGCACCATCCGCGAAAATCATCCTGTTTCTGTCGTGGGGATCTGTAACACGGCTCAATGTTTCAGCACCAATTATTAAAACTGTTTTTGCTGCATGAGCTTTAATTAGATTGTTAGCAAGGATCATTGCTTCTACCCATCCCGGACATCCGAAAAGCATGTCATAAGTTACACACTTTCTGTTGGTAATCCCTAGCTTGTTCTTTACCCTGGCAGCCATTGTAGGCATGAAGTCTGCATATCCGTTTACAGTAACTTCTCCGAAATTACTTGCATAAATAATATAATCCAGTTCTTCACCATCAATCTTAGCATCTGCAATAGCAAGTTTAGCAGCTTCATACCCGATCTGTGAGTTGGAAAGACCTTCGTCAATGAATCTTCTATTTTCTATTTCAGTAATTTCTACAAATTTTGCAATCGTTTCTTCAGCAGGTTTGTCAATCTTTACCCCATCTTCTGTATAAAACTCTGAATCAAGAAAGAAATCTCTTCCGATAATCCTTTTAGGAAGGTATGATCCAGAACCAATAATGATCGTATTCGGCATTCGTTTAAATGATTTTTTAAAAATGCAAAGTTAATAATTAATCTTAATAAGAAAGAATTAAAAATATTATTAAATTTGCAAAAATTGTACTTTACAGTCTATGAAAAATAACCCCTCCTTAAAAGGTTTACTTATTGCCATTGTGGCGTTTATGATTGCCTTTGGGATTTATTTCCTTTTTTTAGCTAAGAGAAACTATTACTTAGTAGATAACCCAACTCCCAATACCTATTATTACAGGATTAACAACGGTTCTGAGGGAATTATTTCCGCAGGACAGTCGGTGTCGGTTGATTTAAATAAAGGAAAAAATTCTATTAAAGTTTTCGATCAAAATAAAAAAATACTTTACGATTCTGCCTTCCAGGTAAATAAAATTCGTGGACTTTTGAATATTGCCCATCAGGATTATTACATCAACCGACAATATTATGGATACAATCTTAAAAAAGATTCATTACTTTTGGAGCTCAATAAGACTGTAATCGACGGAAAAGAATATTTTGGCGGAGCTAAGCATTTCAATAAATTATTTACGGATGATTTTTATTACAATGTAGATGAAGATTATGACAGGATAATCAAAAATATTGATAAAGTGGAATCCCGATCAAAAATTTTCAGAAAACAAGATTACCTTAATTACTATAAAGAATATTACAAGTTTTGACAAAAGATATCAACCAAGTAACTCCCTACAATTCTGAGGCTACAAAGAAAAGCCAGGTAGAGGATATGTTCGACAATATTGCACCCAAATATGACCTTTTAAATCGGGTTTTATCAATGAAAATTGATATCATCTGGAGAAATAAATTGGTAAAATGGATGAAAAGTGATAACCCCCAGGAAGTGCTGGATGTGGCTACAGGAACGGGAGATCTGGCAATCACCATCGAAAAAGGAACCAGTGCAAAAGTAATTGGTTTGGATTTATCGCAACAAATGTTAAATGTTGGCGTTATTAAAATAAAAAAACTTAATTTAGACGGCAAAATTTCCATGCAGAAGGGGGATGCAGAAAATTTACCCTTCGAGGACAATAGATTCGACTCTGTTTCCGTTGCATTTGGAGTAAGGAATTTTGAAAATCTTACAAAAGGTTTATCAGAGTTAAGAAGAGTAGTTAAAGATAACAAAAGTGTTTTTATACTTGAGTTTTCAAAGGTTGAGGGGTTCTTGGGGCCATTTTATATGTTTTATTTTAAAAACATATTACCTGCCATAGGGAAGTTGGTTTCTAAAGATAATAGGGCATACACATACCTTCCGGATTCTGTAAATGCTTTTCCTTTCGGGGAAAAGATGAGACAAATTCTTTTAGATACAGGATTTAAAAAAGTTGAATATAAAAAACTAAGTTTAGGTATAGCCACAATTTATAAAGCAACAAAGTAACCTATGAATAAATTTTTATTAAAAGCACTGGTTTTAGCCTCAGTAAATATTGCAATCTTTGCGGATGCGCAATTCAGAACCCGAAACAGAATGGATAAGTTGGAGGAATTCGATCAACAGACGTTCAGTTGGGGTTTTTATCTGAATGGTAATATACTAGACTACCGTATTGTACTTAACCCAAGATATGGTATGAATGGGAATCAGAATCTCGTTACATCTAAAAGCAGTACAAGCTTCGGTGCCGGATTAATCGGTAAATGGAGATTGAACGATTATTTAGATCTAAGAGTAGAACCAGGCTTGCAATTTGCTCAAAGGGAACTCACTTTCAATACGCAGTCAAATGACCAGTATGCGGCTGGTAGCTTAACGAACGCTCCTTTTACTCCATTTCTGATGACAGAAAAGGACAGAGTAAGAGAAGTAAAATCTACCTTAGTGGATATTCCGGTAATGTTGGAACTTCATGGGCAGAGATGGTATAATTCTAGACCTTACGTTGCGGCGGGGGTAAACTATATTGTAAACCTTCAATCCAATTCTACATCTACTGATGATAACTTACAGCAGGTTTTCAGATCGACTACCCACAACTTTGCGTGGTCTGCAGAAATGGGAATCCAGTTTTATTTCAATAAATTTAAACTGACTCCGGCGATCAGAGGAACATTCATCATGAATAATGAAGTAGTGGCTGATAATGCAAATACACCTCCGTATTGGTCTGCTGCAATGTCTACTTTGCAAACAAGAGCAATCATGTTTGTATTGAAATTTGAATAAGAATTAAACTTAAAATATAAAAAGGAGATGCAAAAGCATCTCCTTTTTTGTTGCCGTTATCAAAATATAGGGACTTTTATTTTTGTTACTGTCAATATTTTTATATTTTTGCTAATAGTTAGAATATATAAAACCTGAAATGCTTCAAGATTTAGAAAATAATTTTTCAGAGCTGGAAAAAAAGATTTTGAATTTACATAAAAACTATCAGAATCTCAGTGAGAAATTTACAGAATTGAATACAGAGCATGATGAATTGAAGAAGAAGTATGATGAAGAAAGAAAAAAAAGTCAGGTATTAGCAGAAGAACAAAAAAAGATAAAACTTTATTCAGCAATATCAGGAAATCCTGAACACAATAGATTAATGAAAAACCATATCAACCGATTGGTGAAGGAAATTGATTTCTGTATTGCTCAGCTTCAAAACAGTGGATTATAATGGAGGTAAGGAGAATAACCATAAACATTGCAGGAAGAGTGTATCCGCTGAACGTACCGGCCGCAGAGGAAGAAACTTTGCGTAAAGTAGGGAAGCAGATTGAAAGTATGATTAAAGATTTTGAACAAAACTTCGATGTGAGAGATAAACAAGACGCTTTAGCCATGTGTGCCCTTAAATTAGGAACAAATGCCGAAGTGGTTTCTCTTAACTACGAAAAAAATATAAATTCAACCAACGAAAGATTAGCAAAAATTAATCTGACGCTGAATGAAATTGGGAAATAGATTTTTTTTCCTGAAACAACTGCCTACAATAGTTCTAACACATTAAAGGTAAACTCAACGCTAAACAATTACCGAACAAATGTCCATCGAATGGCGTGCCGGTTCTCCGGATTACAGACAATGGAAATCAGTTCAAATCGTGTTGATTAGGAGTTTACTCTATATCACTGGATTATTGTAGGCTTTTTTTATTTAAATTTTAAGGACAATTAAAACTCAATATATATGACAACAGCCATTATAGTCGGCGTTATTTGCTTGGTAGTTGGTGCGGTTATAGGGATTCTTTTCTCTAAAAGCTCGCTCAATACTAAGGGGAAATTTATTATAAATGATGCAAAGAAGAATGCTGAAAACCTTATAGAAAAAGCTAACGTACAAGCCGAATCCATAAAAAAAGAAAAGAATCTTCAAGCTAAAGAAAAATTCCTTGAATTGAAATCTCAGCATGATGCTGATATTCAGGTTCGTGAGAAGAAAATGCAGGAAGCTGAGAAGAGAACAAAAGATAAGGAACATAAGCTGAATGATGATCTGAGTAAAACAGGGAAACTTGAGAAAGATTTAGACAAACAGATTGCAGATTATGCCAAGAAAAATGAGATCTTAGAAAGAAAACAACAGGAACTGGACTCTGTAACTTCCAAGAAAGTTGAAATCCTTGAAAAGATATCTAATTACACTGCTGAAGAGGCAAAAGCTGAATTGGTAGAATCTATGAAAGCTGAAGCGAAGACCAGAGCTCAGGCTCATGTTCAAAGCATCATGGAAGAAGCTCAGCTGAATGCTAAAGGAGAGGCGAGAAAGATCGTTATTCAGACCATTCAGAGAATTGGAACAGAACAGGCTATCGAAAATTCTGTATCAGTATTTAATATTGAATCTGATGAAGTGAAAGGTAGAATTATCGGTAGAGAGGGTAGAAATATCCGTGCTTTAGAAGCGGTAACAGGGGTGGAAATTATTGTAGATGATACTCCGGAAGCTATTTTACTTTCATGTTTCGATCCTGTGAGAAGAGAAATTGCAAGATTATCCCTTCACAGATTGGTTACTGACGGAAGAATTCACCCTGCAAGAATTGAAGAAGTTGTTGAGAAAACAAGAAAGCAGATTGAAGAGGAAATTATTGAAGTTGGAAAAAGAACCATTATAGATTTAGGAATTCATGGATTACATCCTGAATTGATTAAAATAGTAGGTAGAATGAAATACCGTTCTTCTTACGGACAAAACCTATTACAGCACTCGAGAGAAGTAGCTAATATTGCTGCAACAATGGCTGCTGAGTTAGGATTAAATGTAAAACTGGCTAAGAGAGCAGGTCTTTTACATGATATTGGTAAAGTTCCTGAACAGGAATCTGAACTTCCACATGCTTTATTAGGAATGCAATGGGCGGAGAAATATGGTGAAAATCCAGAAGTAATCAATGCCATCGGTGCTCACCACGACGAAGTAGAAATGACTTCTTTATTATCGCCGATCATTCAGGTAGCGGATGCTATCTCAGGTGCAAGACCGGGAGCAAGACGTCAGGTATTGGAATCTTATATCCAGAGACTGAAAGATCTTGAATCAGCAGCTTTAAGTTTCGAGGGTGTATCCAGTGCTTATGCTATTCAGGCAGGTAGAGAATTAAGGGTGATGGTAGAAAGTGGAAGAGTAAATGATGAGTCAGCTTCCCAGTTATCTTATGATATTTCTGAAAAAATCCAGAACGAATTAACATATCCGGGACAGGTAAAAGTTACAGTGATCAGAGAAACGAGAGCTGTGAATATTGCGAGATAATAATTTAATAAATATATTCAGTAAAAACCTTTCAAGAAATTGAAAGGTTTTTTATTTTTATCAAAATTTAAAAATGCAAGAACTATCCATGTCTTCAAAACTGAAGTACATTTTTTCAATTCCCGTAATTATTTCTGCCCTAGGCTATTTTGTAGATATTTATGATCTTCTTTTATTTGGTATCGTAAGGATTCCCAGTTTGAAAGCTTTAGGTCTAAACCCTGATGTCGACGGTACTTTTATTTTGAACTGCCAGATGATAGGATTATTGATTGGAGGTGTTTTTTGGGGTATTTTTGGAGATAAAAAAGGGAGGCTTTCTGTGTTATTCGGTTCTATTCTTGTGTATTCCTTAGCGAATATAGCCTGTGGCTTCCTTCCATACTTCCCTAAAGCGCATTTAGTGTATCAATATGCAGGTTTAAGATTTATTGCAGGGATTGGACTGGCTGGAGAGTTAGGAGCCGGAATAACCCTGGTTTCTGAAAGTCTTCCAAAAAGTCTGAGAGCAATTGGAACTTCGGTAGTTGCTGGTTTTGGACTAATGGGTGCAGTAGTAGCCCAGCTCACGGTAGAATTGGCGGGTAGTTGGAATATTTCTTATATTATTGGAGGGGTTCTGGGAATTATGTTGTTGTTTTTAAGAATCAGCGTTTCCGAATCAGGTATTTATAAAAATATTGAACATAAGACCACTGTTTCCAAAGGAAATTTCCTTTCTTTTTTTACGAATAAAGACCGTTTTATCCGATATATGAAATGTATTGCCGTTGGGCTTCCCACCTGGTATTGCATAGGTATTCTGGCTGTTTTGGCTAATCAGTTCGCTCCGGAAATGGGAATCAAAGAGGTAAATCCCGGAAAAGCGATTATGTGGGGCTATGTAGGGATATCAATCGGTGATTTGATGAGTGGATTTATTTCCCACCTTTTAAAATCCAGAAAAATGGCTATTTTTTATATGCTTGCATTTACTTTGGTAGGAGTTGTGATCATGCTTTTTGGAAATACAAATACAGAGACCAAATATTATATTTTCTGTGTCTGGTTAGGATTGGGAACTGGGTATTGGGCTATGTTTGTTACCCTGGCTGCCGAGCAGTTCGGAACGAATATCAGAAATACAGCAACCACCACTGTTCCAAATATGGTAAGAGGTTTGGTTCCGGTAATGATCCTGGCATTTGATCTTCTTAAACATAATTTTACGGTGATCATCAGTGCAGCCATTGTAGGATTAGTGGTTTTTGGACTGGCATTTTATTCTGCAATTACGATTTCAGAAACCCATAATAAAGACCTTGAATTTACAGAATAAGATCTGGTGTTTAATAATTTGGAAATACTGATTTTATTTATTTTAATTAATAACTATAAGTATATAAATAAATTATGAATTTTTTCAAGAAACTATGCTTTGTATATTAATTATTTGTTTAAATTTGAAATCACTAAAAACTATATTGTTAAATCTCAAAATCAAATTGTATGTCAAACAACATTTTTAAAAACGCTAAGAAATTAAACAAAGGAGCGCTTAGAAACATCGTAGGTGGTATAGGCAATCCAGATCTGTCTTTATGCGGATGCAGCTGTTCAGGTTCTGTAACAGGTCCAAAATACTGTATTCAGTACATTGCTTGTCCACAAGTATATACTTGTGATCAATCAGCGATCTAAGATCTATTTCAACAAGAAATAAACATTTCCACATTTAATATGCAAAAGCCTTTTGGTTATCCAAATGGCTTTTGTGCTTTTAGTAAATAATATACAGTAAGCTTCCAACACTTATCGTAATCCATAGAATGACCGCCATAGCCAAAGGTTTCAGACCTATCGTTTTTAAAGTTTGCAAGGACAGGGTAGAACCAATTAAAAATAAGGTTAAGTTTAGTCCTGATTTTGAAACAGTGGTAATGATTGTGCTAAAATTATCGAACAAAGGAATATAGGTGTTCAATAATATAGCAAGGATGAAATAGCCGATGAACCAAGGGATTTTAATTTTGGATTCCTTATTCTTAAAAATAAACATGGTAATAATCGAAACCGGAATGATCCATAAGGCACGGGCTAGTTTGACTGTGGTAGCTATTTTTAAAGCATCATCCCCAAACTTACTTGCCGCTCCTACTACCGAGCTTGTGTCATGAATACCTACTGCACACCATAATCCGAATTGTTCCTGGGAAAGATGTAATGCGTGACCAATCGCAGGGTATACAAACAATGCAATAGAATTTAAAGTAAAAACAATGGCCAGTGCCAGTGAAATCTGTTTCGTGCTTGGTTTAATGATAGGAGAGGTTGCTGCAATGGCACTTCCACCGCAAATTGCGGTTCCCACTGAAACAAGATAAGATAATTGCTTTTCGAGCCTGAATATTCTTCCCAGAAAATATCCCAGGATCATTACCGTAACAATACTTATAACCGTTAAAATAAGTCCTGTTTTACCAGCTTCTAAGGCTTCATTTAGTTTCAGCCCGAAACCAAGTCCGACGATCGATATCTGAAGAAGCAAATGGATGTATCGATGAAGATACTTTTCAAAAGGATTACCTAAGGAAATAGCCAATAGAAAACCCAGTGCCAATGCAATCGGGGATGAAACCCATGGAGTAAGAGTAATAATACCTAATGCAAGGAAAATTAACTTTTTTGTTTTTTCGTTTTGAATGAAACCATTCATATTGTAAAGTCTTGAATTCATGCTTCAAAATTCTACAATTAATCATTACAAAGTAAATTGTATTTTGTTATATTGGATAACTTTTGGTTATAACTGGAAGTGAAGTGAAATCGCAAAATTGCTGATTTGCAAAATTGCGGAAAGGCAAAATCGTTTTCATACAAGCCAATACTAACAATCCTCTAATTTTTAACATTGTATTATAGATCGTAATATAGACTTCGAACCTTGTAACTTGAATCCCGTATCCTGAATCCCGAATCTCATAACCCAAACCCTACACCCCGGATCTCGAACCTCGTACCTAGAATCCATTTTCAACTCTCAACTTTCAATTTTCAATTTTTAACTGTTACTAAATCTCAGAAAAAGTTTGATCAACTCAGATTGCCCGCCTTTAGGAAGAATATAGTGAAAGTTTCTTTCAACACTGAAATTCTTAATGTCGATGATGCTTAAGGTATTATTTTTCAATTCATTTAAAACAGTGCTTACGGACAGGAAAGCCATGCAATCAGAATGTAGTAAGTAGTTTTTAATGCTTTCACTGCTTCCGAGCTGCATGATTACATTCAGGTTTTCAATATCAATCCCTTTTTCTTTAATCCGGTTTTGAATAAACTCTTGCGTTCCTGAGCCTTGCTCACGGAAAATGAGATCGATGGTATATAAATCCTTCAGATTTAAAGTTCTGTTTACTAGTGGGTGACTGGCTTTTGCTACCAATACAATTTCATCTGCTTTAAAGATTTTATAATCAAAATAGGAGGATTGAGATTCCCCCTCTATCAGCCCCAAATCGATTTTGCCTTCTTTCAGCAGTGTTGAGATTGTTTCTGTGTTGTAAGTTAACAGCTCAATTTTAATATCATGATAATACGAATGAAATTTTGCCAGAATCTCGGGAAGAATATATTGAGCTATCGTTGTACTAGCTCCAATAATCAATTTTCCTTTATGTTCTGAGTTTAGTTGGTGAATTTCAAACTCCAGGTCCCTGTAAATATTGCGTATTTTTTCAGCGTACTCATAAAGTATGACACCGCTCGCAGTTAATTGAATAGAAGTGCCTTTTCTGTCAAATAGTTTAGTAGTAAGCTGATTTTCTATTTCTTTAATGTGTTTGGTTACCGCTGGTTGTGAGATATTCAATTCCTCAGATGCCCTTGTAAAGCTGAGTCTTGAAGCAACCGTATAAAAAACCTTGAGCCTGTAATCAAACATTCTGTAAAACAAATTTAGATATACAAACTTACTTAAAATGAAAACAAGAATTGATCTTAATCTCAGAGATCTGAAAAACTTTTATCCTGATCACTTTCATATCTGCGATGTTTTGAGTCTCCAATTCTCTGGTTAGTGTAAATGCTGTTACGTCCTGAGAGTAAATACGAAACAATACAGGCTATAGCTATATATATTCCGGATTCAGCACCAAACAGTTCAATACCCATAAGCATGCAGGCTAAGGGAGTATTTGTGGCTCCGGCAAATACAGCCACGAATCCCATTCCTGCTAAAAGACCAAAAGGAAGAGGAATGAATAGGGATAATGCACTTCCTAATGTTGCTCCGATAAAGAATAACGGAGTGACCTCACCTCCTTTAAATCCAGCAGATAAGGTAATGATGGTAAAAATCATTTTTAAAGCAAAATCGTAAAGTGGAAGTTGGGTTTCAAATGATTCCAGAATGACAGGAATACCTAATCCGATATATTTTGTAGTTCCTAATGCAAATACGGCAATAGCAACAATACTACCTCCAATG is a window from the Chryseobacterium sp. T16E-39 genome containing:
- a CDS encoding metallophosphoesterase translates to MQKNFLIIAAIFLFLEIYIYQAIRTLTDNSWVKIGYCVLSLAIYGIFAYEVMHFQKADRSSVRIQWMMSLFLIFILPKIFIVLFLLIDDIFRTGTYILGFRNPAENFFPERRKFLSLVGLGLGGVLSALFIDGITFGKYRHKVRKVKVKIANLPKSFKGYKVIQISDVHSGSFADPSKLEHAIELINEQKPDLVLFTGDMVNNVSEEFKPFIPLFSKIKAKDGKFAVLGNHDYGDYVTWSSLDAKKKNLDTLIEYERQAGFDMLRNEHRIIEKDGEKLYILGVENWGLKPFPQFGDIDKALENVPESAAKILMSHDPTHFDSIVKQHPGNVQLTLSGHTHGMQFGLDLKNIKWSPVQYRYPKWADIYESEGKFLYVNRGFGVLGYPGRVGVLPEITLFELS
- a CDS encoding 3-oxoacyl-ACP synthase III family protein yields the protein MPNTIIIGSGSYLPKRIIGRDFFLDSEFYTEDGVKIDKPAEETIAKFVEITEIENRRFIDEGLSNSQIGYEAAKLAIADAKIDGEELDYIIYASNFGEVTVNGYADFMPTMAARVKNKLGITNRKCVTYDMLFGCPGWVEAMILANNLIKAHAAKTVLIIGAETLSRVTDPHDRNRMIFADGAGAVVVRATEEENVGIIAHNTICDNGIELNYLANGPSINKDSDQTRLFVRMQGRKIYEYALKNVPAAIKETIDSAGLSIEDIDKILIHQANAKMDYAMIERLHKLYDVKDYDHSIAPMTIQEFGNSSVATIPTMYDLIIKGKMAGHSFKEKGNVVMTSVGAGMNINAIVYKFP
- the ubiE gene encoding bifunctional demethylmenaquinone methyltransferase/2-methoxy-6-polyprenyl-1,4-benzoquinol methylase UbiE — its product is MTKDINQVTPYNSEATKKSQVEDMFDNIAPKYDLLNRVLSMKIDIIWRNKLVKWMKSDNPQEVLDVATGTGDLAITIEKGTSAKVIGLDLSQQMLNVGVIKIKKLNLDGKISMQKGDAENLPFEDNRFDSVSVAFGVRNFENLTKGLSELRRVVKDNKSVFILEFSKVEGFLGPFYMFYFKNILPAIGKLVSKDNRAYTYLPDSVNAFPFGEKMRQILLDTGFKKVEYKKLSLGIATIYKATK
- a CDS encoding porin family protein codes for the protein MNKFLLKALVLASVNIAIFADAQFRTRNRMDKLEEFDQQTFSWGFYLNGNILDYRIVLNPRYGMNGNQNLVTSKSSTSFGAGLIGKWRLNDYLDLRVEPGLQFAQRELTFNTQSNDQYAAGSLTNAPFTPFLMTEKDRVREVKSTLVDIPVMLELHGQRWYNSRPYVAAGVNYIVNLQSNSTSTDDNLQQVFRSTTHNFAWSAEMGIQFYFNKFKLTPAIRGTFIMNNEVVADNANTPPYWSAAMSTLQTRAIMFVLKFE
- a CDS encoding cell division protein ZapA, which translates into the protein MEVRRITINIAGRVYPLNVPAAEEETLRKVGKQIESMIKDFEQNFDVRDKQDALAMCALKLGTNAEVVSLNYEKNINSTNERLAKINLTLNEIGK
- the rny gene encoding ribonuclease Y, with the protein product MTTAIIVGVICLVVGAVIGILFSKSSLNTKGKFIINDAKKNAENLIEKANVQAESIKKEKNLQAKEKFLELKSQHDADIQVREKKMQEAEKRTKDKEHKLNDDLSKTGKLEKDLDKQIADYAKKNEILERKQQELDSVTSKKVEILEKISNYTAEEAKAELVESMKAEAKTRAQAHVQSIMEEAQLNAKGEARKIVIQTIQRIGTEQAIENSVSVFNIESDEVKGRIIGREGRNIRALEAVTGVEIIVDDTPEAILLSCFDPVRREIARLSLHRLVTDGRIHPARIEEVVEKTRKQIEEEIIEVGKRTIIDLGIHGLHPELIKIVGRMKYRSSYGQNLLQHSREVANIAATMAAELGLNVKLAKRAGLLHDIGKVPEQESELPHALLGMQWAEKYGENPEVINAIGAHHDEVEMTSLLSPIIQVADAISGARPGARRQVLESYIQRLKDLESAALSFEGVSSAYAIQAGRELRVMVESGRVNDESASQLSYDISEKIQNELTYPGQVKVTVIRETRAVNIAR
- a CDS encoding MFS transporter, producing MQELSMSSKLKYIFSIPVIISALGYFVDIYDLLLFGIVRIPSLKALGLNPDVDGTFILNCQMIGLLIGGVFWGIFGDKKGRLSVLFGSILVYSLANIACGFLPYFPKAHLVYQYAGLRFIAGIGLAGELGAGITLVSESLPKSLRAIGTSVVAGFGLMGAVVAQLTVELAGSWNISYIIGGVLGIMLLFLRISVSESGIYKNIEHKTTVSKGNFLSFFTNKDRFIRYMKCIAVGLPTWYCIGILAVLANQFAPEMGIKEVNPGKAIMWGYVGISIGDLMSGFISHLLKSRKMAIFYMLAFTLVGVVIMLFGNTNTETKYYIFCVWLGLGTGYWAMFVTLAAEQFGTNIRNTATTTVPNMVRGLVPVMILAFDLLKHNFTVIISAAIVGLVVFGLAFYSAITISETHNKDLEFTE
- a CDS encoding YeiH family protein; translation: MNSRLYNMNGFIQNEKTKKLIFLALGIITLTPWVSSPIALALGFLLAISLGNPFEKYLHRYIHLLLQISIVGLGFGLKLNEALEAGKTGLILTVISIVTVMILGYFLGRIFRLEKQLSYLVSVGTAICGGSAIAATSPIIKPSTKQISLALAIVFTLNSIALFVYPAIGHALHLSQEQFGLWCAVGIHDTSSVVGAASKFGDDALKIATTVKLARALWIIPVSIITMFIFKNKESKIKIPWFIGYFILAILLNTYIPLFDNFSTIITTVSKSGLNLTLFLIGSTLSLQTLKTIGLKPLAMAVILWITISVGSLLYIIY
- a CDS encoding LysR family transcriptional regulator, translating into MFDYRLKVFYTVASRLSFTRASEELNISQPAVTKHIKEIENQLTTKLFDRKGTSIQLTASGVILYEYAEKIRNIYRDLEFEIHQLNSEHKGKLIIGASTTIAQYILPEILAKFHSYYHDIKIELLTYNTETISTLLKEGKIDLGLIEGESQSSYFDYKIFKADEIVLVAKASHPLVNRTLNLKDLYTIDLIFREQGSGTQEFIQNRIKEKGIDIENLNVIMQLGSSESIKNYLLHSDCMAFLSVSTVLNELKNNTLSIIDIKNFSVERNFHYILPKGGQSELIKLFLRFSNS